The following coding sequences lie in one Montipora foliosa isolate CH-2021 chromosome 11, ASM3666993v2, whole genome shotgun sequence genomic window:
- the LOC137976966 gene encoding uncharacterized protein, whose translation MDQGAHILKEESEWPKCRVNENIPLSSDDPEVKKTSSCATSTEEMKASPVGLVDYFSDWYKVKRAIAICLRYLNWLANKGEAKRTEEAKACGTSKDTKEIKMAGNTKLSVQELQMAEVKIIKLAQATSFREEIKLLNLKKADSSPCSGSQCLTSLAPWSSLTHLLILTVSCVLAAALGELDCLLMSSSQPFCQRKVM comes from the coding sequence ATGGATCAAGGGGCCCACATTCTTAAGGAGGAGTCTGAGTGGCCCAAATGTCGAGTTAATGAGAACATTCCACTGTCAAGTGACGACCCGGAGGTTAAGAAGACATCCTCTTGCGCTACAAGCACAGAAGAAATGAAAGCGTCTCCCGTTGGCCTTGTTGATTACTTTTCTGACTGGTACAAAGTGAAAAGAGCCATAGCAATCTGCTTGCGTTACTTAAACTGGCTTGCAAACAAGGGTGAAGCTAAAAGAACAGAAGAGGCAAAGGCCTGTGGCACATCTAAAGATACCAAAGAGATAAAGATGGCAGGTAACACCAAATTGTCGGTGCAAGAGTTGCAGATGGCAGAAGTCAAAATAATCAAGTTGGCACAAGCTACCTCCTTTAGAGAAGAAATCAAACTTCTGAACCTCAAGAAGGCCGACTCTAGTCCATGCAGTGGAAGTCAGTGCTTAACCTCTCTAGCCCCTTGGTCAAGCTTGACCCATTTGTTGATCTTGACGGTATCCTGCGTGTTGGCGGCCGCCTTAGGCGAGCTGGATTGCCTTTTGATGTCAAGTTCCCAGCCATTTTGCCAAAGGAAAGTCATGTAA
- the LOC137976967 gene encoding uncharacterized protein, producing the protein MRHLQKAERYISRTEDGGPPRRSPTPPFTNCAVDYFGPWLIKQGGKEVKRYGVLFTCMASRAIHLEVSNTLETDSFINALRRFICRRGPIRLLRSDHGTNFVGAKRELSEAINKLDQRKISSELLKNGCDWMVFKMNVPSASHMGGAWERQIRSVRNMLSTLLENNATQLDDESLITLMCEAEAVVNSRPLMLDPLTDPDSLSPLTPNHLLTMKSKIFMSPPGIFQDGDKYSRKRWRRVQHLADECWCRWKKEFLQCLQTRPKWCQARKNLQVEDIVIIKDDNLPRNQ; encoded by the coding sequence ATGCGTCATTTGCAGAAAGCTGAGAGGTACATTTCAAGAACAGAAGATGGCGGACCTCCCAGAAGATCGCCCACTCCACCTTTCACAAATTGTGCCGTTGATTATTTTGGCCCATGGCTTATAAAACAAGGAGGAAAGGAAGTGAAAAGATATGGCGTCTTGTTCACCTGTATGGCGTCCAGGGCCATACACTTGGAGGTCTCAAACACGCTTGAGACAGATTCATTTATTAACGCCCTCCGGAGGTTCATCTGCCGAAGAGGACCCATACGATTACTAAGAAGTGACCACGGTACCAACTTTGTTGGCGCCAAAAGAGAGCTAAGTGAAGCCATAAACAAGTTGGATCAGAGAAAGATCAGTTCCGAGTTGCTGAAAAATGGGTGTGACTGGATGGTCTTTAAGATGAATGTTCCCAGTGCAAGTCATATGGGAGGGGCGTGGGAACGCCAAATCAGAAGTGTGCGGAACATGCTCTCAACACTACTGGAAAATAATGCAACCCAATTAGATGACGAATCTCTGATTACCCTGATGTGTGAAGCCGAAGCTGTGGTGAACAGTCGACCCTTGATGCTGGATCCTCTGACTGATCCTGACTCTCTGTCTCCATTGACACCCAACCACCTTCTGACAATGAAGTCAAAGATTTTCATGTCGCCTCCAGGCATCTTCCAAGACGGTGATAAATATTCCAGGAAACGCTGGAGAAGAGTGCAGCACCTTGCAGACGAATGTTGGTGTCGATGGAAGAAAGAGTTCCTGCAGTGTCTCCAGACCCGTCCCAAATGGTGCCAAGCTCGCAAGAACCTTCAGGTCGAGGACATTGTGATCATCAAGGATGACAACCTTCCTCGTAACCAGTGA